A stretch of Desulfotalea psychrophila LSv54 DNA encodes these proteins:
- a CDS encoding ABC transporter permease: MKNKSLFLVIPILAPILLLLIWLIMAHRIGNQVILPQIGQVAAIIFHPTLDLLSMGSLIANVLISLVRVIMGYALAALIAIPLGVIMGYSQLTYKFFNGFLNIFRPIPPLAWVPLVIAWFGIASLATLVGAETGKTFIYLNNIKFSMLFIIFIGAFYPILTSTIHGVRNVNVTLIDSARVLGASERQIFQKILIPAAMPSIITGMRIGLGIAWMCLVSAEMLPGSLSGVGYLITHAFTLASTDIVIAGMISIGFVGALMDIIFRHIEQKKFSWCRQVNK, from the coding sequence ATGAAAAACAAATCTCTCTTCCTGGTAATTCCAATTCTTGCTCCCATACTGCTACTTCTCATCTGGCTTATCATGGCCCATAGAATTGGAAATCAAGTCATCCTCCCCCAAATTGGTCAGGTGGCAGCAATCATATTCCACCCCACACTGGATCTACTCAGCATGGGCTCACTTATTGCCAATGTTTTAATCAGTCTGGTCCGAGTAATCATGGGCTATGCTCTTGCCGCCCTGATAGCCATCCCCTTAGGAGTTATAATGGGATACTCTCAACTTACCTATAAATTTTTCAACGGTTTCCTCAACATCTTCAGGCCAATTCCACCCCTTGCCTGGGTTCCACTGGTCATCGCCTGGTTTGGCATAGCAAGCCTTGCCACGCTTGTCGGTGCTGAAACAGGCAAGACATTTATCTATCTGAACAACATCAAATTTTCCATGCTCTTTATTATTTTCATCGGCGCATTTTATCCCATTTTAACCTCAACAATCCACGGCGTACGCAACGTCAATGTCACCCTCATTGATTCAGCAAGAGTACTTGGGGCAAGCGAGAGACAAATTTTTCAAAAAATCCTCATCCCCGCTGCCATGCCCTCCATCATAACGGGAATGCGAATTGGCCTGGGCATAGCCTGGATGTGCCTGGTCTCTGCAGAAATGCTTCCCGGCTCACTTTCAGGGGTTGGATATCTAATCACCCACGCCTTCACCCTCGCCTCAACAGATATCGTTATTGCCGGAATGATTTCAATAGGGTTTGTCGGAGCTCTGATGGATATCATCTTCCGCCATATTGAACAGAAAAAATTTTCATGGTGCAGGCAGGTAAATAAATGA